CTGAGTGACCGCGCGCCGTTCCTGACCGGGCAAGCGATCGCGATCGACGGCGGTCTGGTCAACATCTAATCGGACAGCAGGGGGATAACCAACGAATGCCGGTTAAGAGGCTGTTTTGGCACTTGGTTTGTGGAGGCGCTGCCTCCACACCTTCGCAAGGGGTTTGGGGTGGAGCCCTGGAAAACTAACCATATCTGACGTTTATTGGCTCTAGGGCTTCTCGCTGAGCGCCGAGTAGATTTCACGCAGGAAACTGCTGGGTACGGCGGAGAGACCGCGAGTCCGGACGAAGCCACACTGCCTGGAAAGCGCGTCCCAGGTCGCAAAGGAGAGTGGATAAGGCACCCAGGTATTGCCCTGATCGGCCTGGTATTCGACGAGAACGAGGCGTCCGCCAGGTCGAAGATAACGCAGGGCGAGCGCGAGCACCGGCGCCTTATCACGGATGAAGTGCAGGGAATTCGCCATCACGATGCCGTCCAGCGCGGGTAGATCGAGCGGCTGGGTAAAGCTGGCGTTCAAATAGTGGACTGTGAGATCGGGAAACTGCTGGCGCATGAGCCGCTGTTGTTCACGCAGGGCGGCGAGGTCACTATCGACAGAGTAGATCACGCCCGCCGGGCCGATCAGCTCGGCCAGCGCCAGGGTGAACGCTCCGCGCCCGGAGCCAAAATCCGCCCATAGGCCGCCGGTTCCGGCCATGCCGCCGCGCAGAAGATTGACGTGATCGCGATGGTTCAACCCAGAAAACTCCGCATCCGAGAAAACGCTTTATGCTCAGACGGTCAGTTTACCGCCTTTTTCGAGCACATACGGTACTCTATGCAGGTGGGCTCGTAACAACAAACTCGAAACTCTGATTGGATCCACGGGGAGAATACGATGAACAATATGAAGTTCAATCTCAATCCACGATTGGGCATTATCGGCGCGATCATCGGCTATGTGGCCGGCGGAGTCGTGATGGGGCAACCCCTGCTTGGCGTGGTATTCGCGCTGCTGATTGGCGGAATTCTGGGCAGCGGCATGGCCTCACCCAAGAAATAACCGGGGGTCGGACGGCCGCAGGTTAAAGACATCCCGTGTCTATTGACAAGTGCTGAGTCTTGAGGGTGCTGCTGAGCTGACAGCAGCACCCTCTTTCATATCCAGCCTAAGGCGCGGTCGCGAAGACACTCATCTCATCGACGTAGAGCTTACCGCCGGCAAATGGATAGACGATGTAGACCTTTACGCGCATGCCCTGAGCATCGAGCGTGATGGTGGGCAGCGAGACGGGCTGTGCCGCGTAGGTGGCGGACGGAACCGGGAGCGTGTAGTTGGTCGTCGCGCTGACGGTCTTGACCTTGACCTTGATAAACGTCCCAACGGGCACATTACTGCCGGTCACCATCGCGGAGATATCCAGATCCGTGCCGGTGACGAGCGCCGAACCGGGGATGGATTGACGTATTTTGCCGCCGCCGGTGCCGTACTTGACGCGCAGCGCACAGGTTCCATCGGTGATGTAGGCGCCGGCGTCGCATACGCGCTTGGCGGCCAGCAATGGAGAGGCAATCCAGCCATCGGGTTTTGAGTCTCCGTTGGCGTCCAGTTCAAAACTGCCGTTGATCACCAGCTCCCCTGAAGCAGGCGGGGGGTTATAGGCGATCCGATAGACCGCATCGCTTCCCCGCGACAGGTAATACAGCGCGCCATCCGGCCCGATTTGAAGATCGACGATCGAGCCGCCCAGAGTCGGCGTCGCAAAATTCGTCACGCCGCCGCCGACACTGTCGCGCACGTAGATGGTGCTCGCACACAAATCGGCGAAGAAATAGTCGCTCACGTAGGACGCCGGGAAGGTCGCAGCGGCCGGGTTATAGAACGTCCCGCCGGTGATGGCACAGGTGCCGCCGCTGCTGGACGAGTAGGCATAGATGGGGTTGTCGTAGGCCGGATTGCTGTGCATGCCTTCGGTATCCGGCCAGCCATAGTTGGCGCCAGCCTCACCGAGATTAATTTCTTCCCATGATCCCTGCCCTACGTCATTGATGTGAATGACGCCGGTCCCCGGCTGGACGGCAAAGGTGAACGGATTACGCAGGCCCAGCGCCCAGATGGCTCGATTCTGACCGGTCGCGGTGGCAAAGAAGGGATTATCCGCCGGGATCGTGCCGTCAGCGTTGTAACGCAGCATCTTGCCGAGCCGAGTGGACATCGACTGAGAGAGGGCACCATCGGCGTTCTCTCCAACACCGGCATACAGCTTACCGTCGAGGCCGAAGTGAATCGCGCCGCCGTTGTGATTCGTCGCGGCCGGATTGAGGTACGGCAGCTGGAACACCGAGAACTCGCTGCCGAGGACCGCGGCGTTGCCATTGGCGGTCAGACGGACAACCCGATTGCGGGAGCCGGTCACGTCAGATTCGGTGTAATAGAAATAGATAAAGTTGTTGCTGGCAAAGTCCGGATCAAAGGCGATGCCCAGCAGACCGCGCTCGCCGGCGTCATCTACGGCAAAGTCATGAAAAACCGGCCCCAGGAGCGTCCCGCCGGCGGTGATGATGCGCACCTCTCCGCTCTGCTGGAGGACAAACAGGCGACCATCCGGGGCAAAAGCCATGGCGGTGGGGTTACTGAGGCTGTCTTCATAGAGTGATTCGCTGAAGTCGGGGGGTAAACGGGGGGATTGTGCCGCGGCGGAAATCGACGCCAGCACCAGAACCAATATGATGACGAAGTGCTTCATAGGTTTTCCTCTCGGTATCGTGTGGGCGGACAATCCACCCCTGTATATCGCACGGGCCGGAGCGCAACTGCTGCGGCTGGCGAAGCACAAGCTTGCCGGTCAGTACCAGCCTTCAATGGTGCGCGCGGTTCGCGGGACGGTCAATGGCGTGAAAGTCCCGGAAGAGCCGAGCGGAGGCGGTTGGCGCCGTTCAGTGCTACCCCCTCCATCCGCCGTCACTGCTCATCTATTTCATCATAGCTCAGTTTCGTGATCACGCCGTCGGCATAGCCCAGCACATAGACTGCGCCGTCGGCTCCCAGATCCAGATCAATGGGATTCAACGCAGCGGTCACAAACAGCGGCGCGACCAGGGACGTGCGCGGATCAAGGGCATAAATCGTACTTGTACAGAGTTCGGCAAACAGATAATCGCCCAGCACTTCCGCCGGAAAACGTGAGCCGGTATAGAAGAGCGCGCCGGTCGCAGCGCAGCGGCCGTCCTGATGTGAAAAGGCGTAGAGCGGCGGACGGTAAGGAGCAAGCGTCTCCGGCCCTTCGACCTGAGGCCAGCCGAAATTGTCCCCTGGCGCGCCGACGTTGACCTCTTCCCAGGAGTCTTCGCCGACGTCGTTGATATACAGATCACCACCAAACGGGTCAAAGTCGAAGGTATAGGGGTTGCGAAGACCCAGGGCCCAAATCGCGCGGTTTTCACCTTCGGCGCGGCTGTAGAACGGGTTATCGAGGGGGATCGAACCATCCGGGTGATAGCGCAGGATTTTTCCGAAGCGGTTGTGCAGGCTTTGCGCGTGGGCGGGTACGGCATTGTCGCCCACGCCCAGGTAGAGCATGCCATCGGGTCCAAAGCGCAGCGTACCGCCGTTGTGCCTATTGGTCACCTGAGGGTCGAGCGTCACGAGGGTGACCGCGCTATCGGGCTCGACGGCGTCGTCTACAAGGGTGACCCGCTCGATGACGTTGCGGTATTCGCCGTCAGAGAAGCGCGTGTAATAGAGGTATAGGTAGCCGTTGGCAGTGAAGCCGGGGTCGAGCACCAGCCCCAGCAGCCCCCGTCCGGTATAGTCGGCCCGGGTATCCACCGCAAGCAGGAGCGACGCGCTGCCACCCCCCTGCGGCACGCTCCACACCTCTCCGGTCTGCACGCTGACCAGCAAGCGGCCATCCGGCAGGAACAGCATGGCGGTCGGCTTCTCAAACCCTGCGGCATAGCGGGTTTCGGTCAGCACGACCGGGACCGTTGTGGGAGCTGCTGTCCCTGCGGAAACAATGCCAAACAGCAGCACGAACAGGCTTGGAAGGACCATACAAAACCTCAAATCCGGCACCAGATTGATTGTAGTGGCAAATGACGACCCATGCAGACCGTCACAGCGTTTATGTGACCTCCTTCACTGACCATCGCCTGTTTATGGTTAGACAATACAGGCATTCAAGGCACTCAATGCGAGGGCGGTCCGATGAAGACCCTACTTATACTTGGCGCAGGTACGGGAGGCACGATGGTAGCCAACCGGATGGCGCGTGCACTTGACCTTCAGCAATGGCGTATCGTGGTTGTCGATCAAGATGAAAACCACATTTATCAGCCCGGTTTACTGTTTGTCCCGTTCGGCTTATATTCACCGTCAGATATTGTCAGGCCCAAACAGAGTTTCCTCCCACCCGGCGTAGAGATCATCTTCTCGGACATCACACACATCGATACGGCCAACCGGGCCGTCATGCTCGGCCGAGCATTGAAGACCGTGCATTACGACCAACTGGTGATCGCCACGGGGACGGATATCCACCCTGAGGAAACGCCCGGACTGCTGGATGGAGGCGGGTGGGGCAACAATATATATGATTTTTACACCCTCGAAGGGGCGGCCTGCCTGTCGGGCGCGCTGGCCGATTTCAACGGCGGGCGGCTGGTCCTGAATATTGCCGAGATGCCGATCAAGTGCCCGATTGCACCGATCGAGTTTCTTTCGCTGGCCGACTGGTATTTCCGCGAGCGCGGCATCCGCGACCGGGTCGAACTCGTTTTTGTCACGCCGATTTCCGGGCCATTCAGCACGCCACGGGCCAGCGAGATGTTCAGTTACATGCTGGCGCGGAAGGGTATCTATGTCGAGGCGGATTTCGCGTTGAACCGCGTTGACAACGCCAAACAGAAGATTATCAGCGGCGATAACCGATCGGTGGACTACGATCTGCTGGTGAGCGTACCGACACACAAAGGCGCGGAATTCCTGGGTAGCGGAGGTCTGGGCGACGAACTCAACTTCGTGGCGACCAACAAACACACCTTGCAGGCAACCGGCCACGAGAACATCTGGGTAATCGGGGACGCCGCCAATCTGCCGACGCTGAAGTCCGGCTCGGTCGCACATTTCCAGCTCGAAACGCTGGCGACCAACCTCGAACGCGCCATCAAGGGCGAAGAAGCACTGCCGACCTATGACGGCCGCGCGAACTGCTTTGTCGAGGCGGGAGACGGCAAGGCGGTGCTGATTGACCTTAACTACGACGAAGAGCCCCTGCCGGGCAATTATCCGGTGGCAGGCGTAGGGCCATTCTCAGTGCTGAAGGAAACCCGGATCAACCATGCGGGGAAGATGGCACTGCGCTGGATCTACTGGAACGTGCTGCTCAAGGGCAAGGATCTGCCGCTGATCTCACACCTCGGCACCTCAGAATCCCCTGAGTCGCTCAACTAGGCCAGCGGCTGTTTGTCATCCAACGGACGCCATGGATGCGTCCCCGCAAAACAGCATGGTTTTTCTCGTACAGACGTGCGGGGACAAACACACCCAGCGCAGCCAAAGCGTGTACTGTTGGTCGAATTTCGACTAACGGCAGGGAGTGGATTCTCGAAAGAAATCCACGAAAATCATGGCAGGTGTGGGACAGCGCCACACAAAAGTATTCGAGAACCTACACTAGACCAGGAACGTGCCGAACTGCCACACGTCGTCGGGATGGGTGCGTTTGCCGTTATACGGGCTGAAGATGTCGTTCCGGTTTTTGAGCGGCGTCCAGTCTGTCTGCTCAGACACCGTCGTGCCCAGATACGGGTTCGCCACAGCGAGAAT
This DNA window, taken from Candidatus Flexicrinis proximus, encodes the following:
- a CDS encoding class I SAM-dependent methyltransferase, whose amino-acid sequence is MNHRDHVNLLRGGMAGTGGLWADFGSGRGAFTLALAELIGPAGVIYSVDSDLAALREQQRLMRQQFPDLTVHYLNASFTQPLDLPALDGIVMANSLHFIRDKAPVLALALRYLRPGGRLVLVEYQADQGNTWVPYPLSFATWDALSRQCGFVRTRGLSAVPSSFLREIYSALSEKP
- a CDS encoding FAD-dependent oxidoreductase; the encoded protein is MKTLLILGAGTGGTMVANRMARALDLQQWRIVVVDQDENHIYQPGLLFVPFGLYSPSDIVRPKQSFLPPGVEIIFSDITHIDTANRAVMLGRALKTVHYDQLVIATGTDIHPEETPGLLDGGGWGNNIYDFYTLEGAACLSGALADFNGGRLVLNIAEMPIKCPIAPIEFLSLADWYFRERGIRDRVELVFVTPISGPFSTPRASEMFSYMLARKGIYVEADFALNRVDNAKQKIISGDNRSVDYDLLVSVPTHKGAEFLGSGGLGDELNFVATNKHTLQATGHENIWVIGDAANLPTLKSGSVAHFQLETLATNLERAIKGEEALPTYDGRANCFVEAGDGKAVLIDLNYDEEPLPGNYPVAGVGPFSVLKETRINHAGKMALRWIYWNVLLKGKDLPLISHLGTSESPESLN
- a CDS encoding PQQ-dependent sugar dehydrogenase, with the protein product MVLPSLFVLLFGIVSAGTAAPTTVPVVLTETRYAAGFEKPTAMLFLPDGRLLVSVQTGEVWSVPQGGGSASLLLAVDTRADYTGRGLLGLVLDPGFTANGYLYLYYTRFSDGEYRNVIERVTLVDDAVEPDSAVTLVTLDPQVTNRHNGGTLRFGPDGMLYLGVGDNAVPAHAQSLHNRFGKILRYHPDGSIPLDNPFYSRAEGENRAIWALGLRNPYTFDFDPFGGDLYINDVGEDSWEEVNVGAPGDNFGWPQVEGPETLAPYRPPLYAFSHQDGRCAATGALFYTGSRFPAEVLGDYLFAELCTSTIYALDPRTSLVAPLFVTAALNPIDLDLGADGAVYVLGYADGVITKLSYDEIDEQ
- a CDS encoding PQQ-dependent sugar dehydrogenase, translating into MKHFVIILVLVLASISAAAQSPRLPPDFSESLYEDSLSNPTAMAFAPDGRLFVLQQSGEVRIITAGGTLLGPVFHDFAVDDAGERGLLGIAFDPDFASNNFIYFYYTESDVTGSRNRVVRLTANGNAAVLGSEFSVFQLPYLNPAATNHNGGAIHFGLDGKLYAGVGENADGALSQSMSTRLGKMLRYNADGTIPADNPFFATATGQNRAIWALGLRNPFTFAVQPGTGVIHINDVGQGSWEEINLGEAGANYGWPDTEGMHSNPAYDNPIYAYSSSSGGTCAITGGTFYNPAAATFPASYVSDYFFADLCASTIYVRDSVGGGVTNFATPTLGGSIVDLQIGPDGALYYLSRGSDAVYRIAYNPPPASGELVINGSFELDANGDSKPDGWIASPLLAAKRVCDAGAYITDGTCALRVKYGTGGGKIRQSIPGSALVTGTDLDISAMVTGSNVPVGTFIKVKVKTVSATTNYTLPVPSATYAAQPVSLPTITLDAQGMRVKVYIVYPFAGGKLYVDEMSVFATAP